GGATTGACTTCGATGACATAGTAACGCTCACTGGCGGGGTCAAGGGAGAACTGGACGTTGCAACCGCCTTCTACGCCCAGGGCGCGGATAATCTTGAGGCTGGCGGTGCGCAGCATCTGGTATTCCTTATTGGTCAGAGTCTGGCTGGGAGCGACGACGATGCTGTCGCCGGTATGGACACCCATCGGGTCGAGGTTCTCCATGTTACAGACGGTGATGCAGTTGTCAGCGCCGTCACGCATCACCTCATATTCGATTTCCTTCCAGCCCTCCACTGATTCTTCGAGCAGCACCTGGGATATGGGGCTGGCGGCCAGCCCGGCGGCGACAATCTTCTCGAAGTCTTCCTGAGTTTTAGCGATGCCGCCCCCCGTCCCCCCCAGGGTATATGCCGGGCGCACCACCAGGGGCAACCCCATCTCTTCAACCACCTTGCGCGCCTCGCGCAGGCTGGTCACGGTGACGCTCGGCGGCACCGGCTCGCCGATGCCGCCGAGCAGCTGCTTAAAAAGCTCGCGGTCTTCGGCGTTCCTGATGGTCTGGATGGGCGTGCCCAGGCACTTGACGTCATATCTGTCCAGGACACCGGCATCAGCCAGCTCCACGGCCAGGTTAAGGCCGGTCTGCCCGCCCAGGGTGGGCAGCAGTCCATCCGGACGCTCCCGCTCGATGATGCGGGCGAGCATGTCCACGGTCAATGGCTCGATATAGACGACATCAGCAATACCCTCATCGGTCATGATGGTGGCCGGGTTGGAGTTGACCAGCACCGAGGTCACACCCTCCTCCCTCATCGCCTTGCACGCCTGGGTACCGGCGTAGTCAAACTCCGCAGCCTGCCCGATGATTATAGGCCCGGAGCCGATGATGAGGACTTTAGTGGGTTTCAAGTTTACTCCTTTGCTATCCAAAAACTAATTCTCTTAAGTAGAAGACTGGCAAAAGCCAAGTATTCCAGGGTTAGATACGGGTCATTTTGCACCACTAAATCATGAGCTTTAGGATTCCTTATACCTACCATGGCTCCCATAAACAAGAACTTAAAACCTTCCTGTTCGTCTTTGTTAGATTGCGTTTCCAGGTCATTAAGTTTAATAACAGGGGCACTTTCGTTAAATACCTTTGCCATTAAGTCCTTGCCATCTTGGGATTTGCCTGACTTTTCCTTCACAAGGTTATTTACAGCCTTGAATGCTTCAAAGATTGCTTGGGCGTAGTGTTTGCTCTCAAATAGAGACCTACTCGCCTCAATCACTTTGGAGTGAAATTGCATAGCGTCAAAAAGCTGTATCGGGGATTCTGTTAACGGAGGCGTTTCATTAAGTAATAATAATTCATATTTCTGGATGATTGATTTTAAACAGGTCTCTAAACTATTAAGGTTCATTATGTATATTTGGCGATTTGCAATATCGTCTAATATGGGTAGAGATATTAATGCTTTATCACTCCGTGTCCCAGCATTTGTAAATATTTTGTATTCTTTCGAATTTTCACCAAAGGTGTCTTCAAGAACGACATTTATCTTACTACGCCATAAAGGGTAATCTCGGTTGTTATATGGCTTCTTCTTAAGAGAGGGAATCTCGT
This window of the Dehalococcoidales bacterium genome carries:
- the carB gene encoding carbamoyl-phosphate synthase large subunit gives rise to the protein MKPTKVLIIGSGPIIIGQAAEFDYAGTQACKAMREEGVTSVLVNSNPATIMTDEGIADVVYIEPLTVDMLARIIERERPDGLLPTLGGQTGLNLAVELADAGVLDRYDVKCLGTPIQTIRNAEDRELFKQLLGGIGEPVPPSVTVTSLREARKVVEEMGLPLVVRPAYTLGGTGGGIAKTQEDFEKIVAAGLAASPISQVLLEESVEGWKEIEYEVMRDGADNCITVCNMENLDPMGVHTGDSIVVAPSQTLTNKEYQMLRTASLKIIRALGVEGGCNVQFSLDPASERYYVIEVNPRVSRSSALASKATGYPIARVAAKIAVGKRLDEIPNAVTGKTMASFEPALDYIVVKIPRWPFDKFESGDRILGTQMKATGEVMAIDRCFEAALQKAVRSLEFGNRSLLWEDLKWEPSTSIDNYPLEPNDLRLWALMAALRRGITPQELSGRTKIDFWFLDKLRNIVDMEKRLLAETLT
- a CDS encoding TIGR02391 family protein, encoding MDKNRAISLLRQALDEIPSLKKKPYNNRDYPLWRSKINVVLEDTFGENSKEYKIFTNAGTRSDKALISLPILDDIANRQIYIMNLNSLETCLKSIIQKYELLLLNETPPLTESPIQLFDAMQFHSKVIEASRSLFESKHYAQAIFEAFKAVNNLVKEKSGKSQDGKDLMAKVFNESAPVIKLNDLETQSNKDEQEGFKFLFMGAMVGIRNPKAHDLVVQNDPYLTLEYLAFASLLLKRISFWIAKE